GGTTCTGCTGTGCCGCCGGCACGCCCAGCCACTGTCCTGCCGCCAGGAAGAACTCACGCACCTCGATGTTGTCCGGTGTGTCGCCGCGGCGCATGTCGGCGGCGTAGTCCAGCGGCGCGTGATCTGCGAACAGCCGCTCGGCGACCGGCTCGATGAAACGGCGTTCCAGTACGCTGCGTCCTTCCGGCGGGTTCAGGGTCAGCGCGGTGAAGATGGTGAGCGAGACCGAGCGGTCGGCGCGCGCGCGCCGATAGATCGCATTCACCAGGGTATTGGGCTTGCCGATGCCCAGCGGCAGCGCCAGCACGACCCGCCCGCCGGTTTCCCGGATGACGGACTCGGCCAGCGCCTCGGCGTCGGACCAGCCCTGCGGCCGGTCGGCCATCAGTCGCCTCTTTCCGTCCAGTATGAGTCCGGCGCGAAGCGGTCGCCGTGATTGTCGCGCAGGCTGGCCAGGGCGTCGGCGACCTCGCCGAAGCCCCGCTCACGGGCGTAGTGCATCGGCCCGCCGCGGAAGGGCGCGAACCCGGTGGCGAAGATCATCGCGCCGTCCAGCACGTCTTCGTCGCTGACGACACCCTCGCGCAGGCAGGTGGCGCAGGCATCCAGCATGGGCATCACCAGACGGTCCGTCATGCCTTCCCCGGGGTCGGGCGCGTCGTCGTCCTTGTCGGCCTTGCCGTCCTTCCATTCGTAGAAGCCGCGGCCTGATTTCCGGCCCAGGTCGCCGCCGTCGACCTTGCGGCGCAGCCAGTCCGGGGTTTCCGGGATCGGTCGGTCCAGCCGCTCCCGCAGCACGTCGGCCACGCTCAAGGCAATGTCGAGCCCGACCTGGTCGGCCAGCTCGATCGGCCCCATGGGCATGCCGAAGCGCTCGGCAGCCCGATCGATGGTTTCGGGCTTTACGCCCTCGTCCACCATGATGATGGCTTCCATCAGATAGGGCGTCAGGCAGCGGTTCACGAGGAAGCCGGGCGCGGTCCGCACCGGCGCGGGCAGCTTACCGATCCGGCCGAGAAAGCCCCGCGCCTGCTCCAGGGCCGTACCGTCGGCGCCGTCATGGCTGACGACTTCGACGAGATCCATCTTCGCCACCGGGTTGAAGAAATGGATGCCGACGAAACGCTCCGGACGGTCCAGGGACTTTGCAAGCCGGTCCAGGGGCAAAGACGAGGTGTTGGTGGCCAGCACCGCATCCGCCTTCATCCGCGGCTCGAGTTCGCCGTAGATCTTCTCCTTGATCTCGGCCTTCTCCGGGCCGGCCTCGATCACCAGATCGGCATGCGCAACGCCATCGCCGTTCGGGTCGGGAATCAGCCGGTCGAGCGCTGCGCGCACTTCGGCGGGCTTCATGTGTTTCGCCTTCGCCATCGCCGCGCAGCGCTTCACCGCGTCGGCGATGATCCTGTTGTCGACGTCGCCGAGCGTCACACTCAGTCCCTTGATGGCGCAAAGCCCGGCGATGTCACCGCCCATGGTGCCGGCGCCAACGACATGAACCCGTCGAACGTCCGAGGAATCCGGCGCCTGTCCCTTCAGGTTCTCGCGCAGGAAAAAGACCCGGATCAGGTTCCGCGCCGTCTCCCCGGTCAGCAGTTGCGCGAACGAGTCGGCTTCGGCCTCCCGCATCTCGTCGCGGTCGCCGCCGTGACGCCGCCAGATCTCGATGAGCCGGTGCGGCGCGGGATAATGCTCGGGCGGAGCCTTCTTTGCCGTCTTCGCCCGCATCTGGCGCGCCGCGATCTCGCGTCCGGCCAGCGTGTTCAACGCCGCATCCCTGAAATCCTGGCTGCGCTTCTCGACCTCGCCGCCGACGGCCGCCTGCACCGCGGCGGCCACGTGCCGCTCCTTGGTCACCGCGTCGACGATCCCCAGCTTGCGGGCTTTCGCCGTGTGGGCGGTCTTGCCCGTCAGCATCATGGTCATCGCTTC
Above is a genomic segment from Minwuia thermotolerans containing:
- a CDS encoding 3-hydroxyacyl-CoA dehydrogenase NAD-binding domain-containing protein; the protein is MTGQILQTLESRFMTPGPEDDGSGFRHWRFAVDGQGIAWARLDKAGSSANTLDGEVLEEFSTILERLEADRPKGLVIRSAKPGGFCVGADIAQFREMDDPARVREEIDRGNAALDRLEKADFPTIAIIHGPCLGGGLELALACDYRIAIDGASFGFPEVMLGLHPGLGGSVRLTRLIDPTEAMTMMLTGKTAHTAKARKLGIVDAVTKERHVAAAVQAAVGGEVEKRSQDFRDAALNTLAGREIAARQMRAKTAKKAPPEHYPAPHRLIEIWRRHGGDRDEMREAEADSFAQLLTGETARNLIRVFFLRENLKGQAPDSSDVRRVHVVGAGTMGGDIAGLCAIKGLSVTLGDVDNRIIADAVKRCAAMAKAKHMKPAEVRAALDRLIPDPNGDGVAHADLVIEAGPEKAEIKEKIYGELEPRMKADAVLATNTSSLPLDRLAKSLDRPERFVGIHFFNPVAKMDLVEVVSHDGADGTALEQARGFLGRIGKLPAPVRTAPGFLVNRCLTPYLMEAIIMVDEGVKPETIDRAAERFGMPMGPIELADQVGLDIALSVADVLRERLDRPIPETPDWLRRKVDGGDLGRKSGRGFYEWKDGKADKDDDAPDPGEGMTDRLVMPMLDACATCLREGVVSDEDVLDGAMIFATGFAPFRGGPMHYARERGFGEVADALASLRDNHGDRFAPDSYWTERGD